The genomic DNA TCAAGGTGGCTACAACATCGACTACTTCGACGAGAAATCGAACGTCTGTCTCGTGGACAGCGTCGGTTCTCAAGCCAACCGCATCGAACCTTTGTTCGAGAAGGGCCTGTACTCTCAGTTTGTACCGCAATTCGTTGTCACTTTTCCCGAAAAAGGGCTCCGTCTGAACTTGCTGTCCGCCAATCACCGTGCGGCTGACGCAATCATCCGCTGTTCCCCTTTCGAGCAAGAACTTCGGACGGCTTTTCTCGAAGTCTTGCGAGGCAACGCCGAGAAACTGGCACGGTTCGCCCCCACGTCGCTCGTCTTCGGGGTATGGGACTCCCGCGATACGTCTGCGAAGGTACCTCGCCTATTCTCGTCGACGATTCGGGCTTTCAATGTGCGTGTCCATACTCGGTCAGCGAACTTCTTGACGCAAATGACCATAGACCTCGCCAAACTCGGCATTTTACCGGGCGCGGAGTCGAAAGACGGATTTGCCAACGCGTTGGCTTCGAAGGCACCGGGGGGCATTCAACTTATGCCCAACGGATCGATCCGACGGGATGTCACGGTCGGCTTGGCGGCTCTTCGCCGACTGGCAGTCCTTGACGCCGATGGTGCGTTGTCGGTGGAGCGGACGAAAGCGCTCCGTCGATACATCCTCGGTCTATCACTGGTTGCGATGACCTCCCCGCAAGAGTGTTATCTCCGGCAGGGATGCAATCTCGTGCCGGATATCGACAAGCCTCGCGAATTCAAGGTGGTAAACCTCGACGGAATCCGACTGGATGTCTCGCTCACTCACGAAGAGGCGCTAACGTACGCCCGCGCTGCGGCCAAGGAATTCGGTGTCGGGAAGGGTCGTGAGGAGCCATTTGACGCCACACTTGCAGAAAAAGCAGGCGAAGCGAAGCTCGAGAAAGTGAAAGGCGATGTCACTTCGGTCGATTTGGCCGGCAAAAAGTTCAAACTCAAGGTCAAGGGCAAAGAGGTTGAGTTTACCGCTAATAACGAGACGGTTGTCTTAAAAGGTAAGGAGGCATCGACGTTCGATGCCGTAGTAACCGTGGGTGCAAAGCTGGACATTGAAGTACGCGCGGGTGTGACCGTTAGTATCACCACAAAGAAATAACGGAGGATGTCATGTCGGATGTCCTCAATTTTACTGTGCGGTTTCTCGACCCAGAACCATCGTTCCACGGCAAGCGGGACGGAGGCGAGGCCGAGTGGCCGCCGTC from Fimbriiglobus ruber includes the following:
- the cas7g gene encoding type I-U CRISPR-associated RAMP protein Csb1/Cas7u, which encodes MPRSVPLISFAKVIPMSELAKFDKWFDDNGPAALVIREHLIPVEGADGVFFPATYAAQQGADKDKDKFQGGYNIDYFDEKSNVCLVDSVGSQANRIEPLFEKGLYSQFVPQFVVTFPEKGLRLNLLSANHRAADAIIRCSPFEQELRTAFLEVLRGNAEKLARFAPTSLVFGVWDSRDTSAKVPRLFSSTIRAFNVRVHTRSANFLTQMTIDLAKLGILPGAESKDGFANALASKAPGGIQLMPNGSIRRDVTVGLAALRRLAVLDADGALSVERTKALRRYILGLSLVAMTSPQECYLRQGCNLVPDIDKPREFKVVNLDGIRLDVSLTHEEALTYARAAAKEFGVGKGREEPFDATLAEKAGEAKLEKVKGDVTSVDLAGKKFKLKVKGKEVEFTANNETVVLKGKEASTFDAVVTVGAKLDIEVRAGVTVSITTKK